In Streptomyces sp. NBC_00878, a single window of DNA contains:
- a CDS encoding UBP-type zinc finger domain-containing protein: MTTPDGIDPSVPPSGAGCVECDAAGGWWFHLRRCAQCGHVGCCDDSPAKHATAHHQATGHPFIRSFEPGERWFWNFETSELYESGPDLAPPLAHPADQPTPGPAGRVPANWADTLR; this comes from the coding sequence ATGACGACGCCGGACGGAATCGACCCCAGCGTCCCGCCGAGCGGCGCGGGGTGCGTCGAGTGCGATGCGGCGGGCGGCTGGTGGTTCCATCTGCGGCGCTGTGCGCAGTGCGGTCACGTGGGCTGCTGCGACGACTCCCCCGCCAAGCACGCCACCGCCCATCACCAGGCCACCGGCCATCCGTTCATCCGCAGCTTCGAGCCGGGCGAGCGCTGGTTCTGGAACTTCGAGACGTCCGAGCTGTACGAGTCCGGTCCGGACCTCGCCCCGCCGCTCGCCCACCCGGCGGACCAGCCCACGCCCGGACCCGCGGGACGGGTTCCGGCGAACTGGGCGGACACGCTGCGCTGA
- a CDS encoding helix-turn-helix transcriptional regulator translates to MPTTSFTTPFIGREDELARLTRVLDRARAGEPRAVLVAGDAGVGKTRVLAEAAGHATESGTTVVTGHCVDLGDVGLPYLPFTEILGVLAADERFSAALAAHPVVDRLLGDGSGGARGAGGRLQLFEGMAGLLADLAETAPLLLVLEDLHWADQSSRDLLRFLLSRGILQSRVRSRGGHAVADGPPGQRLAVFASYRADDLHRRHPLRPLLAELVRLPVVERLELRPMPDGEVARLVRAQQVAPLPDATVRRIVERAEGNAFYAEELLAATSETMPGAASAVPSGLADVLLIRFEQLGATAQQVLRTAAVAGRRVEHDLLRDTVQLPEEELESALREAVGRQLLVPGDDDTYSFRHALIREAVYADLLPGERVRLHRAFAGVLAGRGHRAESAAERAHHSRESHDLADALAASLEAADHAGRVRAPAEELRHLEAALDLWSAVPPDARPEGFDTVTLTLRASAAAAHAGETHRAVSLTRSALARVGDDEDSELAARVRYTLAGNLMRIDNLAAAFTYSNEALAMIPADPPSRTWVWAAATHVMAATYMGEDEAAHRVARKALRIAEELDVSDAQADLLISLVSLEGGSRRTPEGRARLRDARELARRAGNASVEMRALFNLSIGSHESGDLDECLTWLTEGLERAGRAGLLSSPYPVEMRYLRSLMLYTLGQWDECLRAAETELDGLPTAGRYAIGPALSVALARGDQHAVERARALLDGPFDWMATLVAGLLLTDAAVLRHDAEEALEQFRTTLAALIDDAGTTPHVAVRLAALALTAIGDAVVESRRTGDEEGADRWTETGTELMELARITANKGEDDTPQGPEGLAWLARAEAERARACAQPDGGPEGEPDVERGVERSAERSVEAWKKAVVAFGYGDVYEQARCQLRLAEALLVAERRDEAAEHARAARDTAVRLGAVPLRDEVEQLIRRGRLAETASTAGRAPMLTARENDVLLLLSRGRTNRQIGEELFISGKTASVHVSNILAKLGAASRTEAVAIAYREGLVESEPSASG, encoded by the coding sequence GTGCCGACCACCTCATTCACCACGCCGTTCATCGGCCGCGAGGACGAACTCGCCCGCCTGACCCGAGTCCTGGACCGGGCCCGGGCCGGTGAGCCGCGTGCCGTGCTCGTCGCGGGGGACGCGGGCGTCGGCAAGACCCGGGTGCTGGCCGAGGCCGCGGGGCATGCCACCGAGTCCGGCACGACCGTCGTCACAGGTCACTGTGTCGACCTCGGTGACGTGGGCCTGCCGTACCTGCCGTTCACCGAGATCCTGGGCGTGCTCGCCGCCGACGAGCGGTTCTCCGCCGCCCTGGCCGCGCACCCGGTGGTCGACCGCCTGCTCGGCGACGGCAGCGGCGGTGCGAGAGGCGCGGGCGGACGGCTGCAGTTGTTCGAGGGCATGGCGGGTCTGCTGGCCGATCTCGCCGAGACCGCTCCGCTGCTGCTGGTCCTGGAGGACCTGCACTGGGCGGACCAGTCCTCCCGCGACCTGCTGCGCTTCCTGCTCAGCCGCGGGATCCTCCAGTCCCGGGTCCGCTCAAGAGGAGGGCACGCGGTCGCGGATGGCCCGCCCGGTCAGCGGCTCGCGGTGTTCGCCTCGTACCGCGCCGACGATCTGCACCGCAGACACCCGCTGCGCCCCCTGCTCGCCGAGCTCGTCCGGCTGCCCGTCGTCGAGCGGCTCGAACTGCGGCCTATGCCCGACGGCGAGGTGGCACGCCTCGTCCGTGCCCAGCAGGTCGCCCCTCTGCCCGATGCCACCGTCCGCCGAATCGTCGAGCGCGCCGAAGGCAACGCGTTCTACGCGGAGGAGTTGCTCGCCGCCACCTCCGAGACCATGCCCGGGGCGGCGTCCGCCGTGCCGAGCGGGCTGGCCGACGTGCTGCTCATCCGCTTCGAGCAACTCGGGGCGACCGCCCAGCAGGTGCTGCGCACGGCAGCCGTCGCGGGGCGCCGCGTCGAGCACGATCTGCTGCGTGACACCGTCCAACTGCCCGAGGAGGAGCTGGAGTCGGCCCTGCGCGAGGCCGTCGGGCGGCAACTCCTCGTCCCCGGTGACGACGACACGTACTCCTTCCGGCATGCCCTGATCCGCGAGGCCGTCTACGCCGACCTGCTGCCGGGTGAACGGGTTCGGCTGCACAGGGCGTTCGCCGGAGTGCTGGCCGGGCGCGGCCACCGGGCCGAGAGCGCGGCGGAGCGCGCCCACCACTCCCGGGAGAGCCACGACCTGGCCGACGCGCTGGCCGCGTCGTTGGAGGCCGCCGACCACGCGGGCCGCGTCCGGGCGCCCGCCGAGGAGCTGCGGCATCTGGAAGCCGCGCTCGACCTGTGGTCGGCGGTGCCGCCCGACGCGCGGCCCGAAGGCTTCGACACGGTCACCTTGACGCTGCGCGCCTCCGCGGCCGCCGCGCACGCCGGTGAGACCCACCGGGCCGTCTCGCTGACGCGGTCCGCGCTCGCGAGAGTCGGCGACGACGAGGACTCCGAACTGGCCGCCCGGGTCCGCTACACGCTCGCGGGCAACCTCATGCGCATCGACAACCTCGCGGCCGCGTTCACGTACAGCAACGAAGCGCTCGCGATGATCCCCGCCGATCCTCCGTCGCGCACCTGGGTGTGGGCCGCGGCCACGCATGTCATGGCGGCGACGTACATGGGCGAGGACGAGGCCGCCCACCGCGTGGCCCGCAAGGCCCTGCGCATCGCCGAGGAACTCGACGTGTCCGACGCGCAGGCCGATCTGCTGATCTCCCTGGTCAGCCTGGAAGGGGGCAGCCGACGTACCCCCGAGGGGCGGGCTAGGCTGCGGGACGCACGTGAGCTGGCCCGCCGCGCGGGCAACGCCTCCGTCGAGATGCGCGCGCTCTTCAACCTCTCCATCGGCTCGCACGAATCCGGTGACCTGGACGAATGCCTGACCTGGCTCACCGAGGGGCTGGAGCGGGCGGGCCGCGCCGGGCTCCTCTCGTCTCCGTACCCGGTGGAGATGCGCTATCTGCGCTCCCTGATGCTGTACACCCTGGGCCAGTGGGACGAGTGCCTCCGAGCCGCGGAGACCGAGCTCGACGGGCTGCCGACGGCGGGCAGGTACGCGATCGGGCCCGCCCTGTCCGTGGCCCTGGCGCGCGGTGACCAGCATGCCGTCGAGCGGGCCCGGGCCCTGCTCGACGGGCCGTTCGACTGGATGGCCACGCTCGTCGCGGGCCTCCTCCTGACCGACGCCGCGGTACTGCGACACGACGCGGAGGAGGCCCTCGAACAGTTCCGTACGACGCTTGCCGCTCTCATCGACGACGCCGGCACCACGCCCCATGTGGCCGTACGGCTCGCGGCCCTCGCCCTGACCGCCATCGGGGACGCGGTCGTGGAGTCCCGACGGACCGGCGACGAGGAAGGTGCCGACCGCTGGACGGAGACCGGGACGGAGTTGATGGAGCTGGCCCGGATCACGGCGAACAAGGGCGAGGACGATACGCCGCAGGGCCCCGAGGGACTGGCGTGGCTGGCACGCGCCGAGGCGGAGCGGGCGCGGGCCTGTGCCCAACCGGACGGCGGACCTGAGGGCGAACCGGACGTCGAGCGGGGCGTTGAACGGAGCGCCGAACGGAGCGTCGAGGCCTGGAAGAAGGCCGTCGTGGCGTTCGGCTACGGGGACGTCTATGAGCAGGCCCGCTGTCAACTGCGGCTGGCGGAGGCCCTGTTGGTGGCGGAGCGGCGCGACGAGGCCGCCGAGCACGCGCGGGCCGCGCGCGACACGGCCGTCCGGCTGGGCGCCGTGCCCCTGCGCGACGAGGTCGAGCAGCTGATCCGCCGGGGCCGCCTCGCGGAGACCGCGTCCACGGCCGGCCGGGCACCGATGCTGACGGCACGCGAGAACGACGTCCTGTTGCTTCTTTCGCGCGGCCGCACCAACCGCCAGATCGGCGAGGAACTGTTCATCAGCGGCAAGACGGCGAGCGTCCACGTCTCCAACATCCTCGCCAAACTGGGCGCCGCCAGCCGTACGGAGGCGGTGGCGATCGCCTACCGCGAGGGGTTGGTCGAGTCGGAGCCGTCCGCTTCGGGCTGA
- a CDS encoding FAD-dependent oxidoreductase gives MAQGTDAARTVILTVDDDPGVSRAVARDLRRRYGEEYRIVRAESGESALDALRELKLRGDLVAVILADYRMPQMNGIEFLEQALDVYPGARRVLLTAYADTNAAIDAINVVDLDHYLLKPWDPPEEKLYPVLDELLDAWRTSDHRAVPITKVVGHRWSARSSDVREFLARNQVPYRWYSSDEPEGKRLLACADQDGERLPLVVTADGAVLVEPDDPELAAQVGLATTPAEDFYDLIVIGGGPAGLGSAVYGASEGLRTVLVERSATGGQAGQSSRIENYLGFPDGVSGAQLTDRARRQASKFGAEILTAREVTGLEVNGSSRTVRFSDGSAISAHCVILATGVSYRQLQAPGTDGLTGCGVYYGSALTEAASCQGHDVYIVGGANSAGQAAMFLSRGAKSVTLLVRGSSLSASMSHYLIGQIEGAPNINVRTGTVVEAAHGSDHLEQLTLCDVASGHTELVDAQWMFVFIGAAPLTDWLDGTVLRDERGFIVAGPDLAVGGQPPPDWELDRAPYHLETNVPGVFVAGDARAESAKRVASAVGEGAMAVMLVHRYLEQS, from the coding sequence ATGGCACAGGGCACGGACGCGGCACGGACCGTCATCCTGACCGTGGACGACGATCCGGGGGTTTCGCGTGCCGTGGCCCGTGACCTGCGGCGTCGTTATGGCGAGGAGTACCGGATCGTGCGCGCCGAGTCGGGCGAGAGCGCCCTCGACGCGCTGCGGGAGCTGAAGCTGCGCGGTGATCTCGTCGCGGTGATCCTGGCGGACTACCGGATGCCCCAGATGAACGGCATCGAGTTCCTGGAGCAGGCCCTGGACGTGTACCCGGGCGCGCGGCGCGTGCTGCTGACCGCGTACGCGGACACGAACGCCGCCATCGACGCGATCAACGTCGTCGACCTCGACCACTACCTCCTCAAGCCCTGGGACCCGCCCGAGGAGAAGCTCTATCCCGTCCTGGACGAGCTCCTGGACGCCTGGCGGACCTCCGACCACCGGGCGGTGCCGATCACGAAGGTCGTCGGGCACCGCTGGTCGGCCCGCTCGTCGGACGTACGGGAGTTCCTGGCCCGCAACCAGGTGCCGTACCGCTGGTACTCGTCGGACGAGCCGGAGGGCAAGCGGCTGCTGGCCTGCGCGGATCAGGACGGTGAGCGGCTGCCGCTCGTGGTCACCGCGGACGGGGCCGTGCTGGTCGAGCCCGACGACCCCGAGCTGGCCGCCCAGGTGGGGCTGGCCACGACACCGGCCGAGGACTTCTACGACCTCATCGTCATCGGCGGCGGACCCGCCGGGCTCGGCTCGGCGGTGTACGGGGCTTCGGAGGGACTGCGGACCGTGCTGGTGGAGCGCTCCGCGACCGGCGGGCAGGCGGGCCAGAGCTCACGGATCGAGAACTACCTCGGCTTCCCGGACGGCGTGTCCGGGGCCCAGCTCACCGACCGGGCCCGGCGTCAGGCGTCGAAGTTCGGCGCCGAGATCCTGACCGCGCGCGAGGTGACGGGGCTGGAGGTCAACGGTTCCTCGCGGACCGTGCGGTTCTCCGACGGTTCCGCGATCTCCGCGCACTGCGTGATCCTGGCGACCGGTGTGTCGTACCGGCAGCTGCAGGCGCCGGGCACGGATGGCCTGACCGGGTGCGGCGTGTACTACGGCTCGGCGCTGACCGAGGCGGCCTCGTGCCAGGGGCACGACGTGTACATCGTCGGCGGCGCGAACTCCGCAGGCCAGGCTGCGATGTTCCTGTCCAGGGGCGCGAAGTCGGTCACCCTGCTCGTGCGCGGCTCCTCCCTGTCCGCGTCGATGTCGCACTACCTGATCGGGCAGATCGAGGGTGCGCCGAACATCAACGTCCGTACGGGGACGGTCGTCGAGGCGGCGCACGGCTCCGACCACCTGGAACAGCTCACCCTGTGCGACGTCGCGAGCGGGCACACCGAACTCGTCGACGCGCAGTGGATGTTCGTGTTCATCGGCGCGGCCCCGCTGACCGACTGGCTGGACGGCACCGTGCTGAGGGACGAACGCGGGTTCATCGTCGCCGGACCCGACCTGGCCGTCGGCGGACAGCCGCCGCCCGACTGGGAGCTGGACCGGGCGCCGTACCATCTGGAGACGAACGTGCCCGGAGTGTTCGTGGCGGGTGACGCCCGCGCCGAGTCCGCCAAGCGGGTCGCCTCCGCCGTCGGAGAGGGAGCCATGGCCGTGATGCTCGTCCACCGGTATCTGGAGCAGTCGTGA
- a CDS encoding ATP-binding protein: MSGQPMPCDAAELGTLFLFEKLDAEQLGRLCQEGRVEKFEPGFVYQEGEPATCFFVLLEGTVVMSRRVGGDDVEISRTSQRGVYAGAMQAYLAASDDASYKGSLRVTVPSRFFILPAETFNAVLREWFPMAVHLLEGLFFGSQNTQRTIGQRERLLALGSLSAGLTHELNNPAAAAVRATSALRDRVAGMRHKLGLIATGSYARAALEQLVEIQERTAEQVAKSTPLSPLEASDREDALADWLDDRGIAGGWQLAPTFVQAGLDTDWLDQVAATVDEGTLEGAIRWLNYTVETELLMNEIEDSTTRVSNLVNAAKQYSQLDRAPYQVADVHELLDSTLMMLAGKIGPGIRIVKEYDRTLPRIPAYPSELNQVWTNLIDNAASAMGGEGVLTVRTALERERLLVEFRDTGPGVPEEIRGRIFDPFFTTKPVGEGTGLGLDISWRIVVNKHHGHLEVHSEPGDTRFQVFLPLTAAEPDAPEEAS, translated from the coding sequence GTGAGCGGGCAGCCGATGCCGTGCGACGCGGCCGAGCTCGGCACACTCTTCCTGTTCGAGAAGCTGGACGCCGAACAGCTGGGACGGCTGTGCCAGGAAGGGCGCGTGGAGAAGTTCGAGCCCGGCTTCGTGTACCAGGAGGGCGAACCGGCCACCTGCTTCTTCGTGCTCCTCGAAGGCACGGTCGTGATGTCGCGCCGGGTCGGCGGCGACGACGTGGAGATCAGCCGCACGTCCCAGCGCGGGGTGTACGCGGGTGCCATGCAGGCCTATCTGGCCGCCTCGGACGACGCGAGCTACAAGGGCTCCCTGCGGGTCACCGTGCCCTCCCGGTTCTTCATCCTGCCCGCGGAGACGTTCAACGCGGTCCTGCGGGAGTGGTTCCCCATGGCCGTGCACCTGCTGGAAGGACTGTTCTTCGGCAGCCAGAACACCCAGCGGACCATCGGGCAGCGCGAGCGGCTCCTGGCACTGGGCTCGCTGTCGGCCGGGCTGACGCACGAGCTCAACAACCCGGCCGCGGCGGCCGTACGGGCCACGTCCGCGCTGCGGGACCGGGTGGCCGGGATGCGGCACAAGCTCGGCCTGATAGCGACGGGCTCGTACGCGCGCGCCGCGCTGGAGCAGCTCGTCGAGATCCAGGAGCGCACCGCCGAACAGGTCGCCAAGTCCACGCCCTTGAGCCCGCTCGAAGCCTCCGACCGGGAGGACGCGCTCGCCGACTGGCTCGACGACCGCGGCATCGCGGGCGGCTGGCAGCTCGCGCCGACGTTCGTGCAGGCGGGCCTCGACACCGACTGGCTGGACCAGGTCGCGGCGACCGTGGACGAGGGGACGCTCGAAGGCGCGATCAGGTGGCTCAACTACACGGTGGAAACCGAGCTGTTGATGAACGAGATCGAGGACTCCACGACCCGGGTCTCGAATCTCGTGAACGCGGCCAAGCAGTACTCCCAGCTCGACCGCGCGCCCTACCAGGTCGCCGATGTGCACGAACTCCTGGACAGCACACTGATGATGCTCGCCGGGAAGATCGGCCCCGGCATCAGGATCGTCAAGGAGTACGACCGTACGCTGCCCAGGATCCCCGCCTACCCGAGCGAGTTGAACCAGGTGTGGACGAACCTCATCGACAACGCGGCCTCCGCGATGGGCGGCGAGGGTGTACTGACCGTACGCACCGCGCTCGAACGGGAGCGGCTGCTCGTCGAGTTCCGTGACACCGGGCCCGGCGTGCCCGAGGAGATCCGCGGCCGGATCTTCGACCCGTTCTTCACCACGAAGCCCGTGGGCGAGGGCACCGGACTCGGGCTCGACATCTCCTGGCGCATCGTCGTGAACAAGCACCACGGGCATCTGGAGGTGCACTCGGAACCCGGCGACACCCGTTTCCAGGTCTTCCTCCCGCTCACCGCCGCCGAACCCGACGCCCCTGAGGAGGCCTCATGA